The window TTTGGTATGAAGAGAAGAGAACATAAGAAAGACCTTATTTGAGCAATTGCACAAGCAAAAAGCATATCTATTGAAGGAGAATGAACTTCCTGCATGTTTCTCATAAGTTTGGTGTGCCTCCGTAATCTTACTCTGATAAAACTACCAATTAATGAAGAAAATTACAAAGATGTTGTAAACATAAAGTCCTAATTTTGCACAGTTTAAGAGAACATAAGTTTTACATGAGCTACCTCATGCTGCAACCAAGAAGTGTACCGTTGTTCGAGCCAGTGGGAGAACATTCAAGAAGGTAAAAGATAAGCTTCCAACAAAATAGTTCATCAGAATGATAGAATAATAGATCTCAGAGGTAAACAAAAACTTTAAATTGTATCCATTTCAGACAATATTGAAGAGGTTCTTACAAAGCAATAAAGAAATgaatttgatttcaaattttggTTTTGATTTATGGCTTATGAAACACCTTCTATATTATATGTTTCCTATAAAATTAAAGAAGTTTTAAGGAAACTTGTTTGTGAGTGATAATAATTAATCATCTgtgtttaaaaagtaattttaaCATCATTATTACATTTCAGTCACTGATGAGCTATTGAAGTCAGTGGACATTCCTTGTTTTCTACTAAAAATATTTGTACGTTTATTTGTTTATGgtttatgtttgtgggttactgtagtcacgtcctagtgcgtgaaccatgggcaatggctgagtggcctagtaagtggtcctgagagttgggataccagttgctatgaaatggaagtgggcatctcggacatattctgagtcatggacctccttgtgctcaggtggctaggactatacaattcaccggtggtccataacccgttaaaggagaggtcctcacttggactatgtgcaagtaggatagcatactgcttcatgaatttaccgaactcagaacattttaagcaagcctcggacctatgggagtaacggagtcccactcccatttgacaggcgagggactccttggaaacaacttggcgaacgaaatggaatttgacgggtagctatcaatattaatggggcttatggaagaaagaaagtagaactagctgagtcagcaaagaggatgcacctggatgtgctaggagtaagtgatattcgggtaaggggagataatggggaagagataggagattatacagtaaagtgtacttgacgggtgttagaaaggaaggacagagtatggggtagggcagtttatcaggaataccattgcatgcaacatagtttctgataggcacgtaaatgagagaatgatgtgggtagatttggcagttggaggaattaggatgagaattctctcagtgtattcaccatgtgagggtgcagatgaggatgaagttgacaagttttatgaagcattgactgacattgtggtcagggtcaatagtaaggatagagtagtgctaatgggcaatttcactgcgagggttggaaatagaactgtgggatacgaaagggtgattagtaaatgtggggaagatatggaagctaacaggaatgggaagcatttgctggacttctgtgctagtatgggtttagcagttacgaatacattcctcaagcataaggctattcactgctacacatgggaggctaggggtactagatccgtaatagactatatcataaccgacttcgaagtcaggaaatctgttaggaatgtacgagttttcttgagattttttgatgatacagaccactatctgatctgcagtgaactaagtatctctaggcctagggtggagacagtgaaatctgtctgcaaacgaataagggtagaaaatctccaggacgaggaaattagacagaagtacatggatatgattagtgagaagtttcaaacagtagacagtaagcaggttcaggatatagaaagtgaatgggtggcatacagggattctgtagtagaaacagcaagggaatgcctaggaacaactaggtgtaaagatgggaaaaggcgaacatcttggtggaatgatgaagtgagagcagcttgtaaacgtaaaaagaaggcttatcaggaatggctccaaacaagggctgaggcagacagggatttgtacgtagatgaaagaaacagagcaaaacaaatagttgttgaatccaaaaagaagtcgtgggaagattttggtaataacctggaaaggctagatcaaggagcggggaaacctttctggacagtaataaagaatgttaggaagggagggaaaaaggaaatgaacagtgttttgagtaattcaggtgaactcataatagatccctgagaatcactggagaggtggaaggaatattttgaacatcttcttaacgtagaaggaaatcttcctggtggtgttgcgaacagccaagctcatggggaggaggaaaatgatgttgatgaaattacgcttgaggaagtggaaaggatggtcaataaactccattgtcataaagcagcaggaatagatgaaattagacctgaaatggtgaagtacagtataTTGGGAagacaaggatgaaatggcttcatagagtagtaagattagcatggagtgctggtaaggtgccttcagattggacaaaagcagtaattgctcctgtCTATTTTTCTGTAAGACTATATTCTGattttaatctaaacaaagaataaagatggcagacTTGTAAATCTAAAATTAGATTTTGTTCTTAACTGGATCCATTGAATATCTCTTATTTTCTCCTACTAACCTTCAATTCCATTACAAtttttatcactattattattatagctacttTTTCTTTCTCAGGCTTGCGAAGAACCTCCGCACCAGCAAGGGAAGTCGTCGAGGTAACGCTGGAAACAGGCTAGAACTCCAAGTTCTCACACAACTACACCACGTGCCTTAAGGTAAGGCTCTTTACCTCTTTACTTGACTACCTTGAAGAGATAATGTTCAAACTGACAATTTGCAACTTAAATAACCTTCTCAGATACACTCAACTTCCCCAAGTGCAATTTGTGTTTTATTTCagggagtaataataattttgtgtggttatttctagctgaGCACAGTCCTTGtaggacagaccctccgatgatggtgggcggcatctgccatgtatgggtaactgcatgttattgtggtggagggtagtgttatgtgtggtatgtgagttacagggatgttgggtacagcacgaATAcccagttaaaatctccgacccgtccggaatcgaacccgggaccccctgggacaaaggccagcatgctaaccatttagccatggagccggacatttcagagagtttaatttaatttaatttcgtgtggctatttctagccgagtgcagccctttgtaagacagaccctccgatgagggtgggcggcatctgccacgtgtaggtaactgcgtgttattgtggtggagggtagtgttatgtgtggtgtgtgagttgcagggatgttggggacagcacaaacacccaatccccgagccattggaattaaccaatgaaggttaaaatcctcgacccggccaggaatcgaacccgggaccctctgaaccgaaggccagtatgctgaccattcagccaacgagtcggacatttcagaGAGTAATCAGACATGAATATATCGATGAAAAGTTCATCCCTACAGTTTTCACACTTGTTAATTGATCTTCGGTAGGCCCTATATGGTCTCTGGATCACATGTGACCCATGACGAACTGCCTTCTGCCGATCCATAAATTAAATTCCAATATATCTGCTAATGGAGATAATCAACTTTCATTGTGGAGTACTATATCTTTAATCTTTTAAAAAATCATGCTGGTATAAGAAGAACGAGGCAAGCTGTACTTT is drawn from Anabrus simplex isolate iqAnaSimp1 chromosome 1, ASM4041472v1, whole genome shotgun sequence and contains these coding sequences:
- the LOC136884337 gene encoding uncharacterized protein — its product is MKSKVSGFQATSKFLPTVRLAKNLRTSKGSRRGNAGNRLELQVLTQLHHVP